A single region of the Branchiostoma lanceolatum isolate klBraLanc5 chromosome 1, klBraLanc5.hap2, whole genome shotgun sequence genome encodes:
- the LOC136429622 gene encoding coadhesin-like: MSECICVGEAIDGSWSDWSLWSACSVTCGNGTETRDRTCTNPAPAYGGADCVGLTQERQDCDTEVFCPVDGGWSDWSPWAACSVTCGNGTETRDRTCTNPAPAYGGTGCVGPTQELQDCDTGVFCPVDGGWSDWSPWSACSVTCGNGTETRDRTCTNPAPAYGGAGCVGLTQERQDCDTEVFCPVDGGWLEWSPWFACSVTCGNGTETRDRTCTNPAPAYGGTSCVGLAQELQDCDTGVFCPVDGGWSDWSPWSACSVTCGNGTETRDRTCTNPAPAYGGAGCVGLTQERQDCDTEVFCQVDGGWSDWSPWAACSVTCGNGTETRDRTCTNPAPAYGGAGCVGLAQELQDCDTGVFCPVDGGWSDWSPWSACSVTCGNGTETRDRTCTNPAPAYGGADCVGLTQERQDCDTEVFCPVDGGWSDWSPWFACSVTCGNGTETRDRTCTNPAPAYGGTGCVGTAQELQDCDTGVFCPVDGGWSDWSPWSACSVTCGNGTETRDRTCTNPAPAYGGTDCVGLTQERQDCDTEVFCPVDGGWSDWSPWAACSVTCGNGTETRDRTCTNPAPAHGGADCVGLAQELQDCDTEVFCQVDGGWSDWSPWSACSVTCGNGTETRDRTCTNPAPAYGGADCVGLAQERQDCDTEVFCPVEGGWSDWSPWFACSVTCGNGTETRDRTCTNPAPAYGGTSCVGLAQELQDCDTGVFCPGNSDNNADDNSDNNADDSSDNNVDDSSDNNVDDSSDNNVDDSGDNIVDGSSDNIVDGSSDNNVDDSGDNIVDDSSDNNVDDSSGNW; encoded by the exons ATGTCGGAGTGTATCTGTGTTG GGGAAGCTATTGATGGCAGTTGGTCTGACTGGAGCCTATGGTCCGCCTGTAGCGTGACGTGTGGAAACGGGACGGAGACTCGGGAccgaacctgcaccaatcctgcaCCAGCTTACGGCGGTGCAGACTGTGTTGGACTAACTCAGGAGAGACAAGATTGCGACACCGAGGTGTTCTGTCCAG TTGATGGCGGTTGGTCCGACTGGAGCCCATGGGCCGCCTGTAGCGTGACGTGTGGAAACGGGACGGAGACTCGGGAccgaacctgcaccaatcctgcaCCAGCTTATGGCGGGACAGGCTGTGTTGGACCAACTCAGGAACTACAAGACTGCGATACGGGGGTGTTTTGTCCAG TTGATGGAGGTTGGTCCGACTGGAGCCCATGGTCTGCCTGTAGCGTGACGTGTGGAAACGGGACGGAGACTCGGGAccgaacctgcaccaatcctgcaCCAGCTTACGGCGGTGCAGGCTGTGTTGGACTAACTCAGGAGAGACAAGATTGTGACACCGAGGTGTTCTGTCCAG TTGATGGAGGTTGGTTGGAATGGAGCCCATGGTTTGCCTGTAGCGTGACGTGTGGAAACGGGACGGAGACTCGGGAccgaacctgcaccaatcctgcaCCAGCTTATGGCGGGACAAGCTGTGTTGGACTAGCTCAGGAACTACAAGACTGCGATACGGGGGTGTTTTGTCCAG TTGATGGGGGTTGGTCCGATTGGAGCCCATGGTCTGCCTGTAGCGTGACGTGTGGAAACGGGACGGAGACTCGGGAccgaacctgcaccaatcctgcaCCAGCTTACGGCGGTGCAGGCTGTGTTGGACTAACTCAAGAGAGACAAGATTGCGACACCGAGGTGTTCTGTCAAG TTGATGGCGGTTGGTCGGACTGGAGCCCATGGGCCGCCTGTAGCGTGACGTGTGGAAACGGGACGGAGACTCGGGAccgaacctgcaccaatcctgcaCCAGCTTACGGCGGTGCAGGCTGTGTTGGACTAGCTCAGGAACTACAAGACTGCGACACGGGGGTGTTTTGTCCAG TTGATGGGGGTTGGTCCGATTGGAGCCCATGGTCTGCCTGTAGCGTGACGTGTGGAAACGGGACGGAGACTCGGGAccgaacctgcaccaatcctgcaCCAGCTTACGGCGGTGCAGACTGTGTTGGACTAACTCAGGAGAGACAAGATTGCGACACCGAGGTGTTCTGTCCAG TTGATGGAGGTTGGTCGGACTGGAGCCCATGGTTTGCCTGTAGCGTGACGTGTGGAAACGGGACGGAGACTCGGGAccgaacctgcaccaatcctgcaCCAGCTTATGGCGGGACAGGCTGTGTTGGAACAGCTCAGGAACTACAAGACTGCGACACGGGGGTGTTCTGTCCAG TTGATGGGGGTTGGTCCGATTGGAGCCCATGGTCTGCCTGTAGCGTGACGTGTGGAAACGGGACGGAGACTCGGGAccgaacctgcaccaatcctgcaCCAGCTTACGGCGGGACAGACTGTGTTGGACTAACTCAGGAGAGACAAGATTGCGACACCGAGGTGTTCTGTCCAG ttgATGGTGGTTGGTCCGACTGGAGCCCATGGGCCGCCTGTAGCGTGACGTGTGGAAACGGGACGGAGACTCGTGAccgaacctgcaccaatcctgcaCCAGCTCACGGCGGTGCAGACTGTGTTGGACTAGCTCAGGAACTACAAGATTGCGACACCGAGGTGTTCTGTCAAG TTGATGGGGGTTGGTCCGATTGGAGCCCATGGTCTGCCTGTAGCGTGACGTGTGGAAACGGGACGGAGACTCGGGAccgaacctgcaccaatcctgcaCCAGCTTACGGCGGTGCAGACTGTGTTGGACTAGCTCAGGAGAGACAAGATTGCGACACCGAGGTGTTCTGTCCAG TTGAAGGCGGTTGGTCGGACTGGAGCCCATGGTTTGCCTGTAGCGTGACGTGTGGAAACGGGACGGAGACTCGGGAccgaacctgcaccaatcctgcaCCAGCTTACGGCGGGACAAGCTGTGTTGGACTAGCTCAGGAACTACAAGACTGCGACACGGGGGTGTTCTGTCCAGGCAA CAGCGACAACAATGCAGACGACAACAGCGACAACAATGCCGACGACAGCAGCGACAACAATGTCGACGACAGCAGCGACAACAATGTCGACGACAGCAGCGACAACAATGTCGACGACAGTGGCGATAACATTGTCGACGGCAGCAGCGACAACATTGTCGACGGCAGCAGCGACAACAATGTCGACGACAGCGGCGACAACATTGTCGACGACAGCAGCGACAACAATGTCGACGACAGCAGCGGGAACTGGTAG